CATCTACACGAAAGACCGGATCGGAAGGTGAAGGTTACAGTTGAGTAGTGGTGCGCTTCTAAGAATAATGCGCCTCCGTCAGATTACCCAAATTTTTGCTCACTGTCTGCAATAGCGGCAATTTGGGGGGCAGCAGTATTGATTAAGTCTTGGGTTTTAAGCTCTAGACCTGCTGCGAGGTCACCGCTGCTGATATTGACCTTTTGGCAGCGCGTGATCCCTACATCAAAAATGACCGGCACGTTATCGGGCAGGCCCAACGGCGCAACGGCACCTTGGACGCAGCCGGTCACAGATAAAATCTCCTCCGCTGTCGCGAAACTCAAGCGTCTCCATTCTGTGGGGACGTAGGCACGCACAGCCTTCGGGTTGACGCGTGAGTAACCCAGCACACACGCCATGACGTAGTGCTCATCTTTGTCACGAAGCAGGATGGATTTAACCATTTCGTCTTTCGACACACCACGTTGGGCTGCCGCTTCCTCGACGGTGAAAACAGGTTCACTGTGCTGTAACAGTCGATAGGAGACCTTGCGTGCATCAAGCAGGTCGATAATCTTCGTTCTAATGGTTGTCATTTGGTCTGTTAATACACATAAATTCGTGGGTTAAACAGGTAAACACGGTCAGAAAGTCGTGGAGATACGTTTGATCGAGAAGCAAAGAAGGGAGGAAAAATCGCCTCCATCCTTTGCTTGATGCTACTTCGTCTGGCCCGCAGCAGATAACGCCTTCGCACTGACACCGAGAACCGACAGGAACCCCTCTGAATCCGCGTGGTTGAAGTCGCCGATTGCTTCCATTGAGGAGGTCTCCTCTGAATAGAGTGAGTGCATCACGCCGCCAGCAGAGTGGAATGCAATGTTTCCTTTATACAGCGCTACGGTAATATCCCCAGAAGCCATGCGGGTGAAAGGTTCAATGGAGGCGAGCATTGATTGGGTAGCGGTATCGAACCAATAACCTTGATAGATCTGTTCAGCCACATCGACTGATACTCGATCGAAAACCCGACGCGCCCGTCGATCCAAAATGAGTTGAAGCAGGAATTCGTAACACCGACCGAGCAGCTCCATCCCCGGCGATTCATAAACCCCTCGGCTCTTAATCCCTACGAACCGATTTTCGACGGTGTGAATCCCAATGCCAACGCCGTTTCTTCCGGCGATGCGATTGGCTTCTGCAAGGGCTTGGAAGGGAATCACCGGACTCCCGTTGACCTCCAACGGTATTCCTCTATCAAACGTGACCGTGAAGTGTTCAACCTCATCGGGGGCGTCCTTCGGGTGAACACCCATGCCCGGTGTAATAAAGCCAGCAGGCGTTTTGAGGGATTCTAATCTACCCGCTTCATGGGTTAAACCGAGCATGTTCGCGTCGGTTGAATACGGTTTCTCATGGGTCGCTCGGATCGGCAGACCGTGTGCATTACAGAAATCGATCATCTCTTTTCTGCCGCCAAACTGTTTAAGAAACACCGGATCGCGCCACGGGGCATAGACCTCAAAATCGGGATTCAACATATTGGTTGCAATCTGAAACCGGACCTGATCGTTGCCTCGACCGGTGCAACCGTGTCCCAATATATTGATGCCACGCTTTTCCATTTCAGGCAGGAGTGCCTCAACGGTGATATGTCGAGCGATGCCGGTCGTATTCCAATATCCCCCTTCATATTTCGCTTGGGATTGGATGACCTTGATTCCCGCCATCGCTAGTTCATCCTTCGCGTCAACGATAACCGCCTCTTGTGCGCCACATGCCAGCATTCGCTCGCAAATTTCGTCCATGTTTTTTTCATCGGGTTGCCCGAGATCAGCAGTAAAGCAGACAACATTAACCCCGTTATCGACTAGCCACCGTGTGATCGTACAGCTATCAAGTCCACCCGAAACCGCTGCGCCAACAGTTTTGCCTTTTAATTGATCAACTGTCATTTTTGTCTCCTTATGATAAGTTTTATGTTTAATTGTACACTACGATATAGAATAAAGTCCAATCGGATTTAACATGCGTTTCCGGAACTTCTATAATCGGCAATTCCCAATACCCATAGGGGGCTGTCAATGTACTATAACGTAAGCTGCTAGTCGTTGAAGATACATCAATTGGTTGTTATAGCCGGTTTGTTCAACCTTGCGCTCCAGTTGCTTTGAATCTCGATCTTATGCCATTGCGAGCATCTTCCGACTCGCCCCCGATTTATCGGGATTGTTGTTTGGATCCCGATCTAATCGAGACAATATTGGGGCTCGATGAAATCGGAGAGAAATGCTATGTGTATCGTCTAGGGATATTGCAAGTTTTTTAGCCCCAGAGGGGCGATATGTGTATAGAAAAGGACATTCCTACAACCCAAAGCCCCAGAGGGGTGACATGTGTGTCGTAAATATGGTTAAGCCTAATTTAGATGTCGAGTATGGAAATTCGACCTACGAGCAAACTAGCAACTTGGGTTATTATGCAGTGGTATAGCGGATGAAGAAAAGTGCCTTAACAATCCTATTTCTGACGATGTTTCTGGTGATGCTTAGCTTAGGCGTCATTCTCCCACATCTAGCATATTATGCGGAAGAGTTGGGAGCAAGTGCCACACAGATCGGATTCTTGATAAGCATTTATTCAGCGATGAAATTAATTTTTGCGCCAGTGTGGGGACGCCTCTCAGATCAACATGGTCGGAAACCTGCAATCCTGATAGGGCTCATTGGTAATGCAGGTGCACTGATTCTGTTTGGTGCAGTGAAGAGTTTGCCTTGGCTATTCATCGCGCGTGGTTTATCTGGCGTATTTTCTGCAGCTATCCTGCCAACGGTAATGGCTTATGTTGCGGATGTCACAACAGAGGAGGACCGGGGGAAAGGAATGGGCTTAATGGGTGCTGCGATGGGGTTAGGTTTTATTGCGGGACCCGGCATCGGTGGAATTATAGGCAGCCACAACCTACCATTTTTCATCGCCGGTGGGTTGTCCCTAGCCACTTTCTGTTTTGCCCTAATCCTTTTGCCGGAATCTCTCAAACTTACTGAACTTCCCAATACGCAGGAAGCAGTTATCTCTCCTTGGTCAGCGATGAATCACCCACTGACACCGCTCTTTCTCGTTGCTTTCTTCTCAGCGTTCATCTTTTCAGGATTGGAGACGATTCTTCCGCTATCTATCAAAGACCGATTGAGCTACGGGGCAAAAGAGCTAGGGATAATGTTAGTGATCATGGGAACATTTATCGCTCTGCTGCAGGGCAGTGTTTTAGGAAAAATGATTAACGTCTTCGGGGAGTTCAAACTGATTATTATCGGCTTGTTGCTTAACGCAGTGGGAATGGCACTGCTCCCTTGGCCAAAAGCATTCGCGATGCTCACCCTTTACCTGTCAATTGCTGGAATCGGCAATCAGATTATTCGCCCGACAAATGCCTCATGGATTTCTAAGCAAACCAAATTCGGTCAAGGTGCCGCGATTGGTGTGATGGACGCGTTTCTTAGTCTCGGGCGGGTATTAGGACCTCCTTTTGCCGGGAAGCTGTACACACCCGAAACCTTCCAAATCTTCTGCTGGATCTCGACTGGTATTCTTGTAGCGGTAGCTGCCTGCTTATTCTATCCGTTGCGACGGGTTGGTCAATGAGCGAGATTTTAAGGGAGCTATATTGAGGTTGGATCAAGTATGACAATGCTGAAAACCTAATCTTATCACACAGAGATGTTCTAGAAGGACAAAAGATTCGGCGCACAATAGGTTGGATTTATTCACGAGGTGTATCGGAAGGTGGTACAATCTTGTATACAACTTCACCGGGCTTAATATAGCTGAGTCGTCGTGCCAACCGCTCTTTCGTGAGTTCGTCCGTTTTCAGCTTTTCCACCCGAACTTTTAGCCGATCACGTTCGCGTTCGAGTGCTGCCAACTCATCTAAGGAACGCTGTTTGATCTGGCGGGCTTCTTGCCAATTCTGAAACCCTTCCACAAACCGATATAGGCTAATCAATAACATGATAACAGCGAGAATAGATAGCCCAGGTTGGATAAATCGCATGGTGTGGTCTTCCTCACTCTATTGATTTAGATTGGCATTTTTAATCCTTCGGCGGACCATATTTCTTGCATAACATTTCAACAACAACCGGCGGTACCATCTCTAACAACTTTTCATTACTCACTTGCATACCACCCATCTGTGCCACCTGCATGACTAGCGTTGAACTCAAATGGGCATACTTAGTATTTGCCATCATAAACAATGTATCCACTTGTGGCGCGATTTGGCGATTCATCAGCGACATTTGGAACTCATTTTCAAAATCGGAGAATGCTCGTAGCCCTCGAATGATTGCAGAGGCACCGCGCTCTTGGGCATATTGCGCCGTGAGTCCTGAATACTGATCGATGGTGACGTTCGGATAAGGTTGGATCACAGTTTCCAACATCTCAATCCGTTCTGCCAGTGTGAAGCGCGTATTCTTGGTAGGATTAATACCGATTAACACAGTCAACTCATCGAAAACGGTGAGCGCGGAAACTCGATCTATCAAATCTGCATGACCGTTGGTGAGCGGATCAAAGCTGCCAGG
The DNA window shown above is from Candidatus Poribacteria bacterium and carries:
- a CDS encoding MFS transporter, which encodes MKKSALTILFLTMFLVMLSLGVILPHLAYYAEELGASATQIGFLISIYSAMKLIFAPVWGRLSDQHGRKPAILIGLIGNAGALILFGAVKSLPWLFIARGLSGVFSAAILPTVMAYVADVTTEEDRGKGMGLMGAAMGLGFIAGPGIGGIIGSHNLPFFIAGGLSLATFCFALILLPESLKLTELPNTQEAVISPWSAMNHPLTPLFLVAFFSAFIFSGLETILPLSIKDRLSYGAKELGIMLVIMGTFIALLQGSVLGKMINVFGEFKLIIIGLLLNAVGMALLPWPKAFAMLTLYLSIAGIGNQIIRPTNASWISKQTKFGQGAAIGVMDAFLSLGRVLGPPFAGKLYTPETFQIFCWISTGILVAVAACLFYPLRRVGQ
- a CDS encoding YbaK/EbsC family protein, which produces MTTIRTKIIDLLDARKVSYRLLQHSEPVFTVEEAAAQRGVSKDEMVKSILLRDKDEHYVMACVLGYSRVNPKAVRAYVPTEWRRLSFATAEEILSVTGCVQGAVAPLGLPDNVPVIFDVGITRCQKVNISSGDLAAGLELKTQDLINTAAPQIAAIADSEQKFG
- the argG gene encoding argininosuccinate synthase, whose translation is MTVDQLKGKTVGAAVSGGLDSCTITRWLVDNGVNVVCFTADLGQPDEKNMDEICERMLACGAQEAVIVDAKDELAMAGIKVIQSQAKYEGGYWNTTGIARHITVEALLPEMEKRGINILGHGCTGRGNDQVRFQIATNMLNPDFEVYAPWRDPVFLKQFGGRKEMIDFCNAHGLPIRATHEKPYSTDANMLGLTHEAGRLESLKTPAGFITPGMGVHPKDAPDEVEHFTVTFDRGIPLEVNGSPVIPFQALAEANRIAGRNGVGIGIHTVENRFVGIKSRGVYESPGMELLGRCYEFLLQLILDRRARRVFDRVSVDVAEQIYQGYWFDTATQSMLASIEPFTRMASGDITVALYKGNIAFHSAGGVMHSLYSEETSSMEAIGDFNHADSEGFLSVLGVSAKALSAAGQTK
- the coaD gene encoding pantetheine-phosphate adenylyltransferase, producing MSKKIAVYPGSFDPLTNGHADLIDRVSALTVFDELTVLIGINPTKNTRFTLAERIEMLETVIQPYPNVTIDQYSGLTAQYAQERGASAIIRGLRAFSDFENEFQMSLMNRQIAPQVDTLFMMANTKYAHLSSTLVMQVAQMGGMQVSNEKLLEMVPPVVVEMLCKKYGPPKD
- a CDS encoding septum formation initiator family protein, which gives rise to MRFIQPGLSILAVIMLLISLYRFVEGFQNWQEARQIKQRSLDELAALERERDRLKVRVEKLKTDELTKERLARRLSYIKPGEVVYKIVPPSDTPRE